A single window of Phycisphaeraceae bacterium DNA harbors:
- the rlmN gene encoding 23S rRNA (adenine(2503)-C(2))-methyltransferase RlmN, whose amino-acid sequence MRHPDDHIFQHTPDTLKQWCVDHGMPAFRAAQILEWVYQKGVVDPDEMTNLSKKDRDILKAEMTFLSGAVLGHQLATDGTQKLLIQWEDGDEGAGSGEQGAGGEGEKTGAGISLPLYRPGLVPDSKRQTETVMIPTPSRKTACVSSQVGCPVGCKFCASGLSGLDGSLTAGRIVEQVWRLSRLPDVGRITNVVFMGMGEPLANFAAVTHAVRTMAAPWGLGISARKITISTVGLHQAIEKLAREFDLPVTLALSLHAPDDALRRQLIPWANFTSIEQLLNACSVWFKKTGREITLEYTLLRGVNDQPEHAMQLVTLVKRMKNEAGGQANVNLIRYNEVKGMPFERPNTADVHEFQEILRQRGVNVHIRKSRGRDIAAACGQLRHETEKARA is encoded by the coding sequence GTGCGCCACCCCGACGACCACATCTTCCAGCACACCCCCGACACCCTCAAGCAGTGGTGCGTTGATCACGGCATGCCCGCGTTCCGCGCCGCCCAGATCCTCGAGTGGGTCTATCAGAAAGGCGTCGTCGATCCCGATGAGATGACGAACCTCTCGAAGAAGGATCGCGACATCCTCAAGGCGGAGATGACCTTCCTGTCGGGCGCCGTGCTCGGTCACCAGTTGGCGACCGATGGGACGCAGAAGCTGCTGATCCAGTGGGAGGATGGGGATGAGGGAGCAGGGAGTGGGGAGCAGGGAGCGGGGGGGGAGGGGGAAAAGACAGGCGCCGGGATCTCGCTGCCGCTGTACCGACCGGGGCTGGTGCCCGACTCCAAGCGCCAGACCGAAACGGTGATGATTCCCACGCCCTCGCGCAAGACGGCGTGCGTGTCGAGTCAGGTCGGCTGCCCCGTCGGCTGCAAGTTCTGCGCGTCGGGCCTGTCCGGGCTCGACGGCTCGCTGACCGCCGGGCGCATCGTCGAGCAGGTCTGGCGACTCTCGCGCCTGCCCGATGTCGGGCGCATCACCAATGTCGTGTTCATGGGCATGGGCGAGCCGCTGGCGAACTTCGCCGCCGTCACGCACGCCGTGCGCACGATGGCGGCGCCCTGGGGGCTGGGCATCTCGGCGCGCAAGATCACCATCTCGACCGTCGGGCTCCACCAGGCGATCGAGAAACTCGCGCGAGAGTTCGACCTGCCCGTCACCCTCGCGCTCTCGCTCCACGCGCCCGACGACGCGCTCCGCCGCCAACTTATCCCCTGGGCGAACTTCACAAGCATCGAGCAGTTGCTCAACGCCTGCTCGGTGTGGTTCAAAAAGACCGGGCGCGAGATCACCCTCGAGTACACCTTGCTCCGCGGCGTGAACGACCAGCCCGAGCACGCGATGCAACTCGTCACCCTCGTCAAGCGCATGAAGAACGAGGCCGGGGGCCAGGCCAATGTGAACCTCATCCGCTACAACGAGGTCAAGGGCATGCCCTTCGAACGCCCCAACACCGCCGATGTGCACGAGTTCCAGGAGATCCTGCGCCAGCGCGGCGTGAATGTGCACATCCGCAAGTCACGCGGACGCGACATCGCGGCGGCGTGCGGGCAGTTGAGGCATGAGACGGAGAAGGCGCGGGCGTAA
- a CDS encoding HIT family protein, whose protein sequence is MADTIFGKILRGEVPCHKVYEDDHVFAFLDIGPLSEGHTLVIPKEPAATMDALSDDSAAALGRALPRLCRAVMRATGAKEYNLLQNNGEMAHQAVFHVHFHIIPKYDGSKRAAKGEGLALHWQAGTLHKDDAAALARAISQAV, encoded by the coding sequence ATGGCGGACACGATTTTCGGCAAGATCCTGCGCGGCGAGGTCCCCTGTCACAAGGTCTACGAGGACGACCATGTCTTCGCGTTCCTCGACATCGGCCCGCTGAGCGAGGGGCACACGCTGGTGATCCCCAAAGAGCCCGCCGCCACGATGGACGCGCTGAGCGACGACTCGGCCGCGGCCCTGGGTCGGGCGCTGCCCCGCCTCTGCCGCGCCGTGATGAGGGCGACGGGGGCGAAGGAATACAACCTCTTGCAGAACAACGGCGAGATGGCGCACCAGGCGGTGTTCCATGTGCACTTCCACATCATCCCCAAGTACGACGGGAGCAAGCGCGCCGCCAAGGGGGAGGGGCTGGCGCTGCACTGGCAGGCCGGGACGCTCCACAAGGACGACGCGGCGGCGCTGGCGAGGGCGATTTCGCAGGCGGTGTGA
- a CDS encoding amidohydrolase family protein — protein MMYRDAHVHIHAHGYELSCVNLSDCESLEECLRRVAAASSTKRQGEWVECVCARLEGWRERRWPTKHELHDASGGRPCVVRSFDHHSLSASERALALAGITRETPAPPGGVIERDTEGEPTGVLLENACRPVWEAVPKPSFEARVGQVALALADFRARGFVEVHDMLAEPWLGDAVSALVERGDENARAMTVWLYALPERLAAMIEASARWDARRVRVAGGKLFLDGTINSRTAWMLHEFREPIPEHPRGVAMMSRAQIVGAIRFCDARGLGIAMHAIGDAAVREGLDALAEADPSMLRVGRDEPWRMARVEHCEFVDEADVERFAAMNVVCSPQPCHLLPDIEALRRYLPHRIDRLLPLGEIADSARRRGRDPSELIWLGSDAPIVPPSVDDNVTASTLRRRPGMDAREALSVRHAIDERLALSLHRPTAAGALEMNHT, from the coding sequence GTGATGTACCGCGACGCGCATGTGCACATCCACGCGCACGGGTACGAACTGTCGTGCGTGAATCTGTCGGACTGCGAGTCGCTGGAGGAGTGCCTTCGGCGCGTCGCGGCGGCGTCGTCGACGAAGCGGCAGGGCGAGTGGGTCGAGTGCGTGTGCGCGAGGCTCGAGGGCTGGCGCGAGCGGCGCTGGCCCACGAAGCATGAGCTGCATGACGCGTCCGGGGGCAGGCCCTGCGTGGTGCGGAGTTTCGACCATCACTCGCTGAGCGCGAGCGAGCGCGCCCTGGCGTTGGCGGGGATCACGCGCGAGACGCCGGCGCCCCCGGGGGGCGTGATCGAGCGCGACACGGAGGGCGAGCCGACCGGCGTGCTGCTCGAGAACGCGTGCAGGCCGGTGTGGGAGGCGGTCCCGAAACCGTCGTTCGAGGCGCGCGTGGGGCAGGTGGCGCTCGCGCTGGCGGACTTTCGCGCGCGCGGGTTCGTCGAGGTGCACGACATGCTCGCCGAGCCGTGGCTGGGCGACGCGGTCTCGGCGCTGGTCGAGCGGGGCGACGAGAACGCGCGCGCGATGACGGTGTGGCTCTACGCGCTGCCCGAACGACTCGCCGCGATGATCGAGGCGAGCGCACGGTGGGACGCGCGGCGCGTGCGCGTCGCGGGCGGGAAGTTGTTTCTGGATGGCACGATCAACAGCCGCACGGCGTGGATGCTGCACGAGTTCCGCGAGCCGATCCCCGAGCACCCGCGCGGCGTGGCGATGATGTCCCGCGCGCAGATCGTCGGCGCGATCCGCTTCTGCGACGCGCGAGGGCTGGGCATCGCGATGCACGCGATCGGCGACGCCGCGGTGCGTGAGGGGCTGGACGCGCTGGCGGAGGCGGACCCGTCGATGCTCCGCGTCGGGCGAGACGAGCCGTGGCGTATGGCGCGCGTCGAGCATTGCGAGTTCGTGGATGAGGCGGATGTCGAGCGTTTCGCGGCGATGAATGTGGTGTGCTCGCCCCAGCCCTGCCACCTGTTGCCGGATATCGAGGCGCTGCGCCGGTATCTGCCGCACCGGATCGATCGGCTGCTGCCGCTGGGAGAGATCGCCGATTCGGCGCGCCGGCGCGGACGCGACCCGTCTGAGCTGATCTGGCTGGGGAGCGACGCGCCGATCGTGCCCCCGAGCGTGGATGACAATGTGACGGCGTCGACGCTGCGTCGGCGTCCGGGGATGGATGCGCGAGAGGCCCTGTCGGTGCGCCACGCGATCGACGAGCGTCTCGCGCTGTCGCTGCACCGACCCACGGCGGCCGGCGCGTTGGAGATGAATCACACATGA
- a CDS encoding type II secretion system protein, whose product MRRALTLIEVLVAIGVIGLLIALLTPALVGARSLALEAVSLNNARQCWSVVEQYADANQNAYPRCRPNTPYGPPGMGGIGSSTEVGASYLTTAHWYAVVRDIAPFHEFRPVFTSPGRTDPENSGFIASYFFMPAFTVKGTVWTPAAQSMPPERLAEFATEVRRSEVAFPATKVGMYDWHTSYLRKRPPLVDGMPTHKTPMVFADGHAESLNPQNASDPHPNAHLPEERPRRLHDTAAGAQGRDY is encoded by the coding sequence ATGCGCCGCGCGCTCACGCTCATCGAGGTGCTCGTCGCGATCGGCGTGATCGGGCTGCTCATCGCCCTGCTGACGCCCGCGCTCGTCGGTGCGCGCTCCCTCGCGCTCGAAGCGGTGAGTCTCAACAACGCGCGCCAGTGCTGGTCTGTGGTCGAGCAATACGCCGACGCCAACCAGAACGCCTACCCGCGCTGCAGGCCCAACACTCCCTACGGCCCGCCGGGCATGGGTGGCATCGGGTCGTCCACCGAGGTCGGCGCGTCGTACCTCACGACGGCGCACTGGTACGCCGTCGTACGCGACATCGCGCCGTTCCACGAGTTCCGCCCCGTGTTCACGAGCCCCGGGCGCACAGACCCAGAGAACTCCGGCTTCATCGCGAGTTACTTCTTCATGCCCGCCTTCACGGTCAAGGGCACGGTCTGGACGCCCGCGGCACAGTCGATGCCGCCCGAGCGCCTCGCCGAGTTCGCCACCGAGGTCCGGCGCTCCGAGGTCGCGTTCCCCGCGACGAAGGTCGGCATGTACGACTGGCATACCTCGTACCTGCGCAAACGCCCGCCACTGGTCGACGGCATGCCGACCCACAAGACCCCCATGGTCTTCGCCGACGGGCACGCCGAGTCCCTCAACCCCCAGAACGCGAGCGACCCCCACCCCAACGCGCACCTCCCCGAAGAGCGACCCCGGCGCCTCCACGACACCGCCGCGGGGGCGCAGGGGCGCGATTACTGA
- the mutL gene encoding DNA mismatch repair endonuclease MutL — protein sequence MPPPPPVHAEPPTREIRALPALVVNQIAAGEVVERPSSVVKELLENALDAGATRIVVELEQGGVELVRVVDDGCGVPAEQARLMLAPHATSKVRDIHDLDAIATMGFRGEAIASICSVSRMTIRSRPAGSVGGWSIDASGDQIGEPTPCSAPFGTSVSVRTLFFNTPARRKFLRTVATEQTRCAEVVRDAALAHAQVGFTLRILSETAEPRTVFEYPPNQSPRERVLEVLGREHDSQLLEISADTFDDARGVALWGLIGLPSIARSTARAQHVFVNGRPIRDRTIQHALAEAYRGLVEPGKYPTAVLLLEMSPAGVDVNVHPTKSEVRFRDSSLVHQTVYRACRDALRAKDLTPVWEWKKRVGEESEEPSPSPLPAPGAGGEQSLDSSIADDAAPVAAGAETKPFAQREQMPAPRPVDRILQVHNSYLVTQDEDGLIIIDQHALHERAMFEKLLARVTEKGSLESQRLLTPVVVEVGAHQMGKLDDLQGVLTKLGVEANAIGHASVAIQAFPSFLFERGVEAGEFLLDLFDKADARGLAAGKEEALHEVLDMMACKAAIKAGDKLSETELTEMLSLRERVERSSNCPHGRPTTIRVPIRELEKRFGRG from the coding sequence ATGCCCCCGCCGCCCCCGGTTCATGCCGAGCCCCCGACCAGAGAGATCCGCGCGCTCCCGGCGCTGGTGGTCAACCAGATCGCCGCGGGCGAGGTCGTCGAGCGCCCCTCGTCGGTGGTGAAGGAACTCCTCGAAAACGCCCTCGACGCCGGCGCGACGCGCATCGTCGTCGAACTCGAGCAGGGAGGCGTCGAACTCGTCCGCGTCGTCGACGACGGCTGCGGCGTGCCCGCCGAGCAGGCCCGGCTCATGCTCGCGCCCCACGCCACCAGCAAGGTCCGCGACATCCACGACCTCGACGCCATCGCCACCATGGGCTTCCGGGGAGAGGCCATCGCCTCTATCTGCTCGGTCTCGCGCATGACGATCAGGAGCCGGCCCGCCGGCAGCGTCGGTGGCTGGTCGATCGACGCGTCGGGCGATCAGATCGGCGAACCCACGCCCTGCTCGGCGCCCTTCGGCACGAGCGTGAGCGTGCGCACGCTGTTCTTCAACACCCCGGCGCGGCGCAAGTTCCTGCGCACCGTCGCGACCGAGCAGACACGCTGCGCCGAGGTCGTGCGCGACGCGGCACTCGCGCACGCGCAGGTCGGCTTCACCCTGCGCATCCTGAGCGAGACCGCCGAGCCCAGGACGGTGTTCGAGTACCCGCCCAACCAGTCGCCGCGCGAGCGCGTGCTCGAGGTGCTGGGACGCGAGCATGATTCGCAACTCCTCGAGATCAGCGCCGACACCTTCGACGACGCGCGCGGCGTCGCGCTGTGGGGCCTCATCGGGCTGCCCTCGATCGCGCGCTCGACCGCGCGCGCCCAGCATGTGTTCGTCAACGGGCGCCCGATCCGCGACCGAACCATCCAGCACGCGCTCGCCGAGGCGTACCGGGGGCTCGTCGAGCCCGGCAAGTACCCGACCGCGGTGCTGCTGCTGGAGATGAGCCCGGCGGGCGTCGATGTGAATGTCCACCCCACCAAGAGCGAAGTGCGCTTCCGCGATTCGTCGCTGGTGCACCAGACGGTGTACCGCGCGTGCCGCGACGCGCTGCGCGCGAAGGATTTGACGCCGGTGTGGGAGTGGAAGAAGCGGGTTGGAGAGGAAAGCGAAGAGCCCTCCCCCTCCCCCCTCCCGGCCCCCGGAGCGGGAGGGGAGCAGTCGCTGGACTCCTCGATCGCTGACGATGCTGCGCCGGTTGCTGCCGGCGCAGAGACGAAGCCGTTCGCGCAGCGTGAACAGATGCCGGCGCCGCGCCCGGTCGACCGCATCCTGCAGGTGCACAACTCGTACCTCGTGACGCAGGACGAGGACGGGCTGATCATCATCGATCAGCACGCGCTGCACGAGCGCGCGATGTTCGAGAAACTCCTCGCGCGCGTGACCGAGAAGGGCTCGCTCGAATCGCAGCGCCTGCTGACGCCGGTGGTCGTCGAGGTCGGCGCGCACCAGATGGGCAAACTCGACGACCTGCAGGGCGTGCTCACGAAACTCGGCGTCGAAGCCAACGCCATCGGGCACGCGTCGGTCGCGATCCAGGCGTTCCCCTCCTTCCTCTTCGAGCGCGGCGTCGAGGCGGGGGAGTTCCTGCTCGACCTCTTCGACAAGGCCGACGCGCGAGGGCTGGCGGCGGGCAAGGAAGAGGCCCTGCACGAGGTGCTCGACATGATGGCGTGCAAGGCCGCGATCAAGGCGGGCGACAAACTCAGCGAGACCGAACTGACCGAGATGCTCTCCCTGCGCGAGCGCGTGGAGCGCTCGAGCAACTGCCCCCACGGGCGCCCGACGACGATCCGCGTGCCGATCCGGGAACTGGAGAAGCGGTTCGGGAGGGGGTGA
- a CDS encoding D-glycerate dehydrogenase, with translation MKTVVVTRPYPGEMVIPGARIVVGPDEGLREPGALHAFLREHAPDALVSMFHDPIDAAALDAAGDQLKVVCNFAVGFDNIDLDECERRGIVVCNTPDAVTEGTADIAFLLMLAAARRLKEADDYARSEEYPKNGYLGMSDFLGVHLTGQTLLIVGAGRIGYATALRGIGWGMRTLYVSRSRHVEFELAPLGAERVDLDEGLRRADFVSVHTPLTKETRHLIDERRLRLMKKNAVIVNTARGPVIEEAALARALQEGWIFGAGLDVYEFEPRPGEALKALKNVVMTPHIGSASRKHRELMTEMVSGNVKAALAGERAPNRIR, from the coding sequence ATGAAGACCGTGGTCGTGACGAGGCCCTACCCGGGCGAGATGGTGATCCCCGGCGCGCGGATCGTGGTCGGCCCCGACGAGGGCCTGCGCGAGCCCGGCGCGCTGCACGCGTTCCTGCGCGAGCACGCGCCCGACGCGCTCGTGAGCATGTTCCACGACCCGATCGACGCGGCGGCGCTCGACGCGGCCGGCGATCAGCTGAAGGTTGTCTGCAACTTCGCGGTTGGCTTCGACAACATCGATCTGGACGAATGCGAGCGCCGCGGGATAGTCGTGTGCAACACGCCCGACGCGGTGACCGAGGGCACGGCGGACATCGCGTTCCTGCTGATGCTCGCGGCGGCGAGGCGCCTGAAGGAAGCGGACGACTACGCGAGGAGCGAGGAGTACCCGAAGAACGGGTATCTCGGCATGAGCGACTTCCTGGGCGTGCACCTGACGGGGCAGACGCTGCTGATCGTGGGGGCGGGGCGGATCGGCTACGCGACGGCGCTGCGCGGCATCGGCTGGGGCATGCGCACGCTGTATGTGTCGCGCTCGCGCCACGTGGAGTTCGAACTCGCGCCCCTGGGCGCGGAGCGGGTGGACCTTGATGAGGGGCTCAGGCGTGCGGATTTCGTGAGCGTGCACACGCCGCTGACGAAGGAGACGCGGCATCTGATCGATGAGCGCCGGCTGCGGCTGATGAAGAAGAACGCGGTGATCGTGAACACCGCGCGAGGGCCGGTGATCGAGGAGGCGGCGCTGGCGCGTGCGTTACAAGAGGGTTGGATCTTCGGCGCGGGCCTGGATGTGTATGAGTTCGAGCCGCGCCCGGGGGAGGCGTTGAAGGCGCTGAAGAATGTGGTGATGACGCCGCACATCGGGAGCGCGTCGCGGAAGCACCGGGAGTTGATGACGGAGATGGTGAGCGGGAATGTGAAAGCGGCGCTCGCCGGGGAGCGGGCGCCGAATCGGATCAGGTGA
- a CDS encoding S8 family serine peptidase produces MVRGAFRLAAGACLLSVLFVTMALSPLARAQGAIPPSMRGDSPVAAGGGNSRPGDLGGEPGVVPIDDGGDPIIAPPLVLGSSTTPAQIAGVVHHRLSGARVPFPYVLPAGTTRDTARELGLLQGPGQPIVMIGLNRLVVGFTDDATTAQASDMLRQRGVFGTVRAVPGLRSVFTVDTPSAYGAFQRADALASDPAFRYVHVDTVAQRALAGVAPELTVSRNGMPFAPGATINFGATDIGTPIDVQFTATNTGGSDLIVGGPLLPNGFTLVSPLPVTIAPAASANFTIRLEATSAGFFTGDADILTNTPVNPFSFTVEGTVNAPVGPAALRVTLDGSVVNNSGTVNFGVTTQGSPITKTFTLFNTGGDPLTVGTVSVPAGFNVTQQPTSPVAGGTGTTFTVVLPATTDGAFTGALTFLTNDNTNNPFAITISGVVNTSSGDGIDDPLFPNQWHLANTGQGNGTELVDVGVEPAWEITLGNGVIVALMDDGTQPGHPDYAQNFRSCDNCINFFDFDLSLNRGRGSHGTAVAGLIAAVANSLGGRGVAPEALIIPTSFYQLNGNAMAASEVAANWAATATADAAIHSNSWGYVPSTYLTDVERDAIVDLTANSRGGRGMLFLFATANGGVPTLYGSALASMAETVGVGGMNNRGQRARFGPVAGANYGFATDVVGPTNGGSLGITTTDVTAEGGYNPAPSDNGGDFTASFGGTSAATPIVAGVAALAVAENSALHADQVRRILQHTANQNITRTALFTFENTGFGGASGFSESFGYGLVNAETAVLAAQRALAQSNLTWPAPVPTMTVAQGANSTTVSWTNPPSGPKGEFSGTLLVRSTTSSLWRPVDGVQYAAGQIPAFGVEILAVGSGTSFVDDEVSRANNAVYSLFTFNAQRRYSFGVTRRVVRIEPVSVFFDDFESVRGWQFTGDWERGVPEEDFLFLEFLDGDSFPVEVILATPPRVRGFNRARSGENVFATNLIGNYANDTAHHLYSPVFDLRNTNSQSVSMTFWELLEIESVFNDRIIIEIVTPNINDPVVIRTLRNEVPPNSYEWTPRFYDLTPQLGTQFRVRFTLQSDIAPVGRPGSFQGWFLEDFRIGATGGTIPPIGGDSRIPGLVRLPPPGGFVFGMTTVPVSASPDINADGKYDMQDVSEVLKRYGATKSDRHFLEAADLNDDGVIDLQDLVLVFAVANDPSSYTPIERPLDAPADYDPTRPGPRRGAWLHELLNR; encoded by the coding sequence ATGGTCCGAGGTGCTTTCCGACTCGCCGCCGGCGCATGCCTGCTGAGCGTCCTGTTCGTCACGATGGCCCTGAGCCCGCTCGCGCGCGCGCAGGGCGCGATTCCCCCGTCGATGCGGGGCGATTCGCCCGTCGCCGCCGGCGGCGGGAACTCCCGCCCGGGCGATCTCGGCGGCGAGCCGGGCGTGGTCCCCATCGACGACGGGGGCGACCCGATCATCGCGCCCCCGCTCGTGCTCGGGTCTTCCACGACGCCCGCCCAGATCGCCGGCGTGGTGCACCATCGCCTGTCGGGCGCGCGCGTGCCCTTCCCGTATGTGCTGCCCGCCGGCACGACCCGTGACACGGCCCGCGAGCTGGGCCTGCTCCAGGGGCCCGGGCAGCCCATCGTGATGATCGGTCTCAACCGGCTCGTCGTCGGGTTCACCGACGACGCCACCACGGCGCAGGCCAGCGACATGCTGCGCCAGCGAGGCGTCTTCGGCACGGTCCGCGCGGTCCCCGGCCTGCGCAGCGTCTTCACGGTCGACACGCCCAGCGCCTACGGCGCGTTCCAGCGCGCCGACGCCCTCGCGAGCGACCCGGCATTCCGATACGTCCACGTCGACACCGTCGCGCAGCGCGCCCTCGCCGGCGTTGCGCCCGAGCTCACCGTTTCTCGCAACGGCATGCCCTTCGCGCCCGGCGCGACCATCAACTTCGGCGCCACCGACATCGGCACGCCCATCGATGTGCAGTTCACCGCGACCAACACCGGCGGGTCCGATCTCATCGTCGGAGGGCCCCTCCTCCCCAACGGATTCACGCTCGTCAGCCCCCTGCCGGTCACCATCGCGCCCGCCGCGAGCGCGAACTTCACCATCCGCCTCGAAGCCACGAGCGCCGGCTTCTTCACAGGCGACGCCGACATTCTCACCAACACGCCGGTGAACCCCTTCAGCTTCACCGTCGAGGGCACGGTGAACGCCCCCGTCGGCCCCGCCGCCCTGCGCGTCACGCTCGACGGCAGCGTCGTGAACAACTCCGGCACCGTCAACTTCGGCGTCACCACCCAGGGAAGCCCGATCACGAAGACCTTCACGCTCTTCAACACCGGCGGCGACCCCCTCACCGTCGGCACGGTCAGCGTCCCGGCCGGCTTCAACGTCACCCAGCAGCCCACCTCCCCGGTCGCCGGCGGCACGGGCACCACCTTCACCGTGGTTCTCCCGGCAACCACCGACGGCGCGTTCACCGGCGCCCTCACCTTCCTCACCAACGACAACACCAACAACCCCTTCGCCATCACGATCTCCGGCGTCGTCAACACCAGCAGCGGCGACGGCATCGACGACCCGCTCTTCCCCAACCAGTGGCACCTCGCCAACACCGGACAGGGCAACGGCACCGAGCTCGTCGACGTCGGCGTCGAACCCGCGTGGGAGATCACTCTGGGCAACGGGGTCATCGTCGCGCTCATGGACGACGGCACCCAGCCCGGACACCCCGACTACGCCCAGAACTTCCGCTCCTGCGACAACTGCATCAACTTCTTCGACTTTGATCTCTCCCTCAACCGAGGTCGCGGCAGCCACGGCACCGCCGTCGCGGGGCTCATCGCCGCCGTCGCCAACTCCCTGGGCGGACGCGGCGTCGCCCCCGAAGCGCTGATCATCCCGACCTCCTTCTATCAGCTCAACGGCAACGCCATGGCCGCCTCCGAGGTCGCCGCCAACTGGGCCGCCACCGCCACCGCGGACGCCGCCATCCACTCCAACTCCTGGGGCTATGTGCCCTCCACCTATCTCACCGACGTCGAACGCGACGCGATCGTCGACCTCACCGCCAACTCGCGCGGCGGGCGCGGCATGCTCTTCCTCTTCGCCACCGCCAACGGGGGCGTGCCCACGCTCTACGGCAGCGCGCTCGCCAGCATGGCCGAGACCGTCGGCGTCGGCGGCATGAACAACCGCGGCCAGCGCGCCCGCTTCGGCCCCGTCGCCGGCGCGAACTACGGCTTCGCCACCGACGTCGTCGGCCCCACCAACGGCGGCAGCCTGGGCATCACCACCACCGACGTCACCGCCGAGGGCGGCTACAACCCCGCCCCCTCCGACAACGGTGGCGACTTCACCGCCAGCTTCGGCGGAACCTCCGCCGCGACACCCATCGTCGCCGGCGTCGCGGCCCTCGCCGTCGCCGAGAACTCGGCCCTGCACGCCGATCAGGTCCGGCGCATCCTCCAGCACACCGCGAACCAGAACATCACGCGCACCGCGCTCTTCACCTTCGAGAACACCGGCTTCGGCGGTGCCTCGGGCTTCAGCGAGTCCTTCGGCTACGGGCTCGTCAACGCCGAGACCGCCGTCCTCGCCGCCCAGCGCGCGCTCGCCCAGAGCAACCTCACCTGGCCGGCGCCCGTCCCCACGATGACCGTCGCCCAGGGCGCCAACTCGACCACCGTCTCGTGGACCAACCCCCCCAGCGGCCCCAAGGGCGAGTTCTCCGGCACGCTCCTCGTGCGCTCCACGACCTCGTCCCTCTGGCGACCGGTCGACGGCGTGCAGTACGCCGCCGGCCAGATCCCGGCGTTCGGCGTCGAGATCCTCGCCGTCGGCTCGGGGACCTCGTTCGTCGACGACGAGGTCTCTCGCGCGAACAACGCCGTCTACTCCCTCTTCACCTTCAACGCGCAGCGCCGATACTCCTTCGGCGTGACGCGCCGCGTCGTGCGCATCGAACCCGTCTCGGTCTTCTTCGATGACTTCGAGAGCGTCCGTGGCTGGCAGTTCACCGGCGACTGGGAGCGCGGCGTCCCCGAGGAAGACTTCCTCTTCCTCGAGTTCCTCGACGGCGACTCCTTCCCGGTCGAGGTCATCCTCGCCACCCCGCCTCGCGTCCGCGGGTTCAACCGCGCACGCAGCGGCGAGAATGTCTTCGCGACCAACCTCATCGGCAACTACGCCAACGACACCGCCCACCACCTCTACTCGCCGGTCTTCGACCTGCGCAACACCAATTCCCAGTCTGTCTCCATGACCTTCTGGGAACTCCTCGAGATCGAGTCGGTCTTCAACGACCGCATCATCATCGAGATCGTCACGCCCAACATCAACGACCCCGTCGTCATCCGCACCCTGCGCAACGAGGTCCCGCCCAACAGCTACGAGTGGACGCCACGCTTCTACGACCTCACCCCCCAGCTCGGCACGCAGTTCCGGGTGCGGTTCACACTCCAGTCCGACATCGCCCCCGTCGGCAGACCCGGCTCGTTCCAGGGCTGGTTCCTCGAAGACTTCCGCATCGGCGCCACCGGCGGCACCATCCCCCCCATCGGCGGCGATTCGCGCATCCCCGGCCTCGTCCGGCTCCCGCCCCCCGGCGGCTTCGTCTTCGGCATGACCACCGTCCCTGTCTCGGCCTCCCCCGACATCAACGCCGACGGGAAGTACGACATGCAGGACGTGTCTGAGGTCCTCAAGCGTTACGGCGCCACCAAGTCAGACCGCCACTTCCTCGAGGCCGCCGACCTCAACGACGACGGCGTCATCGATCTTCAGGACCTTGTCCTCGTCTTCGCCGTCGCCAACGACCCGAGCTCCTACACGCCCATCGAGCGCCCGCTCGACGCGCCCGCCGACTACGACCCCACGCGACCGGGCCCCCGCCGCGGCGCATGGCTCCACGAGCTCCTGAACCGCTAA
- a CDS encoding PAS domain-containing protein, whose protein sequence is MQRPGLASSPDTTKDEMTPAEWSVCWQAFTNDASCAVTVIDAQGVVHYMNQFGRDLIGLKALDTIEGRNLSEFIPGPIHDARMALVSRVLQNGSSIAVLGAIAGLFRRTVYRALDNTKGHERVLTVCVPLCQPVGLADLVGPEQVYCEMCLDLGALSTLTERELQVLRLIGLGLSTHEIAERLHRSKKTIEWHRVSLGSKLSATNRVELARMAMRAGLTWFDEEAITHIWRRATKSNGNHRADPHDDR, encoded by the coding sequence ATGCAACGCCCAGGGCTCGCGAGCAGCCCGGACACGACGAAAGACGAAATGACGCCGGCCGAGTGGTCGGTCTGCTGGCAGGCCTTCACCAACGACGCGTCGTGCGCCGTGACCGTGATCGACGCTCAGGGCGTCGTTCACTACATGAATCAGTTCGGGCGCGACCTGATCGGCCTCAAGGCGCTTGACACGATCGAGGGCCGCAATCTCTCCGAGTTCATCCCGGGCCCCATCCACGACGCGCGCATGGCGCTGGTCTCGCGCGTGCTGCAGAACGGCAGCAGCATCGCCGTCCTGGGCGCGATCGCCGGGCTCTTCCGCCGAACGGTCTACCGCGCGCTCGACAACACGAAGGGGCACGAGCGCGTCCTCACCGTGTGCGTCCCGCTCTGCCAGCCCGTCGGGCTCGCCGACCTCGTCGGCCCGGAGCAGGTCTACTGCGAGATGTGTCTCGACCTCGGCGCGCTCTCCACCCTCACCGAACGCGAACTCCAGGTCCTCCGACTCATCGGGCTGGGCCTCTCCACCCACGAGATCGCCGAGCGCCTCCACCGCTCGAAGAAGACCATCGAGTGGCACCGCGTCTCGCTCGGCTCCAAGCTCAGCGCGACCAACCGCGTCGAACTCGCTCGCATGGCCATGCGCGCCGGCCTCACTTGGTTCGACGAGGAAGCCATCACGCACATCTGGCGCCGAGCGACCAAGTCCAACGGCAACCACCGGGCGGACCCCCACGACGACCGCTAA